A stretch of DNA from Mus musculus strain C57BL/6J chromosome 6, GRCm38.p6 C57BL/6J:
AATTTTTCTTACCCCCTGTTCTTCAAACTAAAGTGGAGAATTTCTGAATTAATGCCCTGGCTTCTGTGGCTCTCAGTGTTTATTTCCTTCAGCTCCAGCATGTTCTTCAGCAAGCACAAGTTCACTGTGAACAACAACAATTCTCTAAGTAACAACATCTGCAACTTCACAATGAAACTTTACGTTGTTGAGACCAATGTGGTCAATGTGTCTTTTTTATTCATTTCGGGAATACTCCCTCCTTTGACAATGTTCGTCGCAACAGCTACTCTTCTGATTTTTTCTCTCAGGAGACACACCCTGAACATGAGAAACAGTGCCACTGGCTCCAGAAACCCCTGCATAGAGGCTCATATGCAGGCCATCAAAGAAACtagctgttttctctttctctacattttaaATGCAGCTGCTCTGCTTCTGTCCACATCCAACATAGTCGATGCTAGTCTCTTCTGGAGTATTGTGATCAGAATTGTTCTGCCTGTCTACCCAGCTGGCCATTCAGTTTTACTAATTCAGAACAACCCTGGATTAAGAAGAACATGGAAGCATCTTCAGTCTCAAATTCATTTGTACTTACAAAATAGATTCTGATTTTACCACCCACATGGAGAACCACACAACATGGacagtcaccaccaccacccccatattTCCCTTACCTGGATATCTCTTTTCTCTGCACCTTTCTTTATCAAACCAAACCTGATCCCTTCACCCAGATCATCATTGCTCTCTAGTGCTTTGCGGGCACAGTCTTTGTGACATTTAATATATTCTTGTCCTTAGAATTCTGTTTATGTGACTCGTGACATCCACTACACATCGGAACACCTGTGTCTAACTTAAAAACATCATCTAGTCAAGCTTTGCATTTCACAATAATTAAGTAAGGACTTCTGGTGTTTTTAGAAGCTTTTCCTGGGAATCCAGGTGGTTCTAGTGTGCAAACAGTGGATAAAGACACAAAGGCAGCAGCTTCTAATACTTGAGTTCCTGATaactcctctctttccctcatcATGTGCCTTTCCACTGCATGGGACTTTTCTAAGCAATATCTGGAAATGCACTTGTGCACAGCCTCCAAAGATGCAAGTTAAATAATTTGAGAAGAGCTCTCAAGgttaaaaatgcaaaaagcatcCTTCAAACTAAAACCTAGTGTCTGACGTTGTTCCTAGATAATGATTTTATAAATTTGTGGAAATGCAGAAGTACACACAAGAAGAATCTCACTGCAGAATTACTCTTAATAAGGAAACCTCTATATCCAAACTACAATATTAGTGAATCATgcatattttgtatttgtttatcgTCTGTGGGTGGGTGCATGCACACTTGCCAtgacatgcatgtggaagtcagaagatagcTTGCAGGAGTCAGATCTCTCCTTTTACTTAGTGGATCCTGGAGATCAAGGGCAAGTTATCAGGCCAATTAGCAGGCAGGAACCATCTCAACAAGCCTATGTTTCCAGTACTAAAAGGAGATAGATACATGTATATAGATTAAAAGATTTATATTCTATTCATAagtacaaaaatgaaataaaatttttgtctagttgtttgttttgttttattctgttttgtttatttttatttattcactgtacATTCCACACATTTCCCTCCTCCCAGTCACCGTTTCTACAATTGTGCCTCCATTcgctcctccccttcccctttggaGTGGTGGAAGCTCTCCCTAGGCATCCCCCCACCTGActtatcaagtcactgcagggctaggtgcagcctctcccactgaggtcagacaaggcagcctagctagaaaaacatatcccccaGACAGGCAAACAGCTTTGGAGATAGCCCCCCTcaagttgttcaggacccatagAAAACCAAGCTACACTTCTGCTATGTAAGCTAGGGGGAGGCCTAGGTTCAacacatgtatattctttgggtcagtttctgagagccccaagggtccaggttagttaattctgttagtcttcctgtggggttcctatcTTTTTAGgagccctcaatccttcccccaactcctcccagagttTGGCTATGGATATCTGAATCTGTCTGATAGatggagcctctcaaaggacagccatgctagacttcaGTCTTCAACcataacagtatcattaacagtatcagggattggtgcttgcccatgagatggatctcaagttgagatggaagaactcaagaagtttgtcatcaacaactcaaaaaaaaaaaaaaaaaaaaacttaactttGACTCACAACATTGGAGATAAGGATCCTGAGAAGGCTGCCTCCTGGGGCCACACAGGAACCCTGGTGGAGCAATAAAGATACTAACCCACCAGCAAAACTTTGGAcccaaaacttatcctgtctacaagaaatgcaggcacaaggGAAGGAGCAGAGACTTAGGGAATGGCCAACGAAAAACTGGCCACTATTTGGTTtgctgatgtctagtttcttcagTTCATTATATCTTTGAGATAtaagccctttatcagatgtcaacttggtaaaaatcttttttcAATCTATAGGctcctgttttgtcctattgacaatgtcctttgacttacagaagcttgcAGTTTcgtgaggtcctatttatcaattgttgatcttagagactgagccatttgtgttctgttcaagaaattgtCTCAcataccaatgtgttcaaggctatttctcactttctcttctatgagatttagaggatctggttttatgttgaaattATTCATCTCCTTGGACTTGAGTCCTGTGCAGGGTGatgaatatggatctatttgcattcttgtacatgtagacatccagcaTCGTtgtatgaagatttttttttcattgtatgcttttagcttctttataaaaaatcaaggccgggcgtggtgtcacacgcctttaatcccagcactcgggaggcagaggcaggcagatttctgagttcgaggccagcctggtctacagagtgagttccaggaaagccagggctatacagagaaaccctgtctccaaaaaaaaacaaaaaaacaaaaaacaaatagccATAAGTCTGTGGGTTTATGGGTTTATTTATTGGTCTTCTGTTTGATtacattgatcaatgtgtctgtttctatgccaataccatgtatgcagatttttttcttctttctactttCCAAGAACACATATTTGGCATTTATATTCCTATGTAAAATTCTGGAATAgtgtgacaaaaaaaaatattaacagaTGACTTTTATCCAGATTTTCTGGAGTACATGAAACATGCTTAATCTGCTTTATGCTTTTCTATCATTATACAACCTTCAGTCCATGACCAAAAGATATTTTCCTTGTCGACTGaaaaaatgcatataaaatattcaGTGGTGCTTCTCTGTGAACTCTCGGCTTACCTACTTAAATTATGTGATTTGTGTTCTCAAGTAAATACTACATATGTTGTTAAACCTCAGTGCCATAGCCGTTTCTGTGGTGTTATAGGAGAATGTGACTAACTCTGCGATTCATGATGAGCAGAAGCATTTGACGCAAGGTCTCCAGTCTAAGAATTTCAAAGAGAATTTGATGTGATGTTACAGATGTGGGATTTTTTTACATAGGTACTAAGGATCCAAAATTCAGGTTCTCACACTTATACAACGCATATTTTACAACTGAGCCACCACCCCAGCCCCCTGTGGCAGTTAGGTCATTTTCAACATATGAAGTTTGGGGTCCAGAGTCAAAACAGCACTCAGTAACACATTTTTCACTAACTGGTGTGGAGAGCCATTAGTTTGCCAGTCATTTTACATTGTGACCCTCTACTTGGAAATTGTAAGATTAATTCCTACCTTCCACTTTTATTGTAATAATGTGCTCTGGAATATAAACACTGGTGGGACTAGTTTACAATGACTCTGGTATCAAtcctttggctttctttttttttttctttttttttattatgtattttcttcaattacatttccaatgctatcccaaaagtcccccctccaaccccccactcccctacccatccattcccattttttggccctggcattcctctgtactggggcatataacgtttgcctgaccaataagcctctctttccaatgatggccgactaggtcatcttttgatacatatgcagctagagtcaagagctctggggtactggttagttcataatgttgttcctccgatagggttgcagatctctttagctccttggatactttctctagctcctccattgggggccctgtgatccatccaatagttgactgtgagcattcacttctgtgtttgctaggccccggcctagtctcacaagggacagctatatcaccgtccttgcaataaaggcttgctagtgtatgcaatggtatcatcgcttggaggctaattatgggatggatccctggatatggcagtctctagatggaccatcctattgtctcagctccaaactttgtctctgtaactccttccatgggtgattgtttccaattctaagaatgagcaaagtgtccagactttggtcttctttcttcttcagtttcatatgttttacatattgtaccttatatctcgctatactaagtttctggattaatatccacttatcagtgaataagttcttttgtgattgggttacctcactcaggatgatgccctccaggtccaaccatttgcctaggaatttcgtgaattcattgtttttaatagctgagtagtactccattgtgtaaatgtaccacattttttgtatccattcctctgttgaggggcatctgggttctttccagcttctggctattataaataaggctgctatgaacatagtggaacatgtgtccttcttaccggttgggacatcttctagatatatgcccaggagaggtattgcgggatcctccggtagtactatgtccaattttctgaggaaccgccagactgatttccagagtggttgtacaagcttgcaatccaaccaacaatggaggagtgttcctctttctccacatccacgccagcatctgctgtcacctgaatttttgatcttagccattctgactggtgtgagatggaatctcagggttgttttgatttgcatttgtctgatgattaaggatgttgaatcttttttcaggtgcttctctgccattcagtattcctcaggtgagaattctttgttcagctctgagccccatcttttaagggggctatttgattttctggagtccaccctcttgagttctttatatatattggatattattcccctatctgatttaagataggtaaagatcctttcccaatctgttggtggtctttttgtcttattaacggtgtcttttgccttgcagaagctttgcagtttcatgaggtcccatttgtgaatcctcgatcttaaagcacaagccattgctgttctattcaggaattttttttcctgtgcccatatcttcgagacttttccccactttctcctctataagtttcagtatctctggttttatgtgaagttccttgatccacttagatttgaccttagtacaaggagaaaggaatgggtcaattcgcattcttctacatgataacaaccagttgtgccagcaccaattgttgaaaatgctgtctttcttccactggatggttttagctcccttgtcgaagatcaagtgaccataggtgtgtgggttcatttctgggtcttcaattctattccattggtctacttgtctgtcactataccagtaccgtgcattttttatcacaattgctctgtagtaaagctttaggtcaggcatggtgattcccccagagtttcttttatccttgagaagagtttttgctgtcctaggttttttgttattccagatgaatttgcagattgctctttctaattcgttgaagaattgagttggaattttgatggggattgcattgaatctgtagattgcttttggcaagatagccatttttacaatgttgatcctgccaatccatgagcatgggagatctttccatcttctaagatcttctttaatttctttctttggggacttgaagtttttatcatacagatcttttgcttccttagttagagtcacgccaagatattttatattatttgtgactattgagaagggtgttgtttccctaatttctttctcagcctgtttattctttgtgtagagaaaggccattgacttgtttgagtttattttatatccagctacttcaccgaagctgtttatcaggtttaggagttctctggtggaatttttaaggtcacttatacatactatcatatcatctgcaaaaagtgatattttgacttcatcttttccaatatgtatccccttgatctccttttgttgtcgaattgctctggctaggacttcaaatactatgttgaagaggtagggagaaagtgggcagccttgtctagtccctaattttagtgggattgcttccagcttctcacca
This window harbors:
- the Tas2r139 gene encoding taste receptor type 2 member 39 → MAQPSNYWKQDVLPLSILMLTLVATECTIGIIASGIVMAVNAVSWVQKKAISITTRILLLLSVSRIGLQSIMLIEITSSIFNVAFYNSVLYRVSNVSFVFLNYCSLWFAALLSFFHFVKIANFSYPLFFKLKWRISELMPWLLWLSVFISFSSSMFFSKHKFTVNNNNSLSNNICNFTMKLYVVETNVVNVSFLFISGILPPLTMFVATATLLIFSLRRHTLNMRNSATGSRNPCIEAHMQAIKETSCFLFLYILNAAALLLSTSNIVDASLFWSIVIRIVLPVYPAGHSVLLIQNNPGLRRTWKHLQSQIHLYLQNRF